One region of Halomonas huangheensis genomic DNA includes:
- a CDS encoding helix-turn-helix transcriptional regulator: MAVSNAMTQSPRHLRMDQVRLARREDSNREYLELPEDVGACYCERISLENDLILVRLRYRPTCNLKEETINPHGRHMLAITFGLEGQSGYRGTEGTELLFRAGFTTVAAFCSSHGERHYVAGNTVSQLRLLVGEQTLSKYLGQSRARALLGGKSIQQLAFRKSSRVSQGHATALASAFCMSSPNLLDMHFHSLALLSEQLRPIAPPTPESSSLSWQDVEALESVRDLMLERLDQPLTIPHLCAATGLNEFKLKEGFHKHFNTTPHRMLHDLRMRKAHALLESGCQVAQAAYQCGYRHPSNFSTAFSSFFGYPPKSLCRKFR, translated from the coding sequence ATGGCGGTTTCCAACGCGATGACTCAGTCTCCACGTCACCTGAGAATGGACCAGGTCAGGCTGGCCAGACGCGAAGATTCGAATCGCGAGTACCTCGAGCTTCCTGAAGACGTGGGTGCATGCTACTGCGAGCGCATTTCCCTGGAGAACGATTTGATTCTGGTACGACTACGCTACCGTCCCACCTGCAATCTGAAGGAAGAGACCATTAACCCCCATGGTCGGCATATGCTGGCCATCACCTTCGGGCTCGAAGGACAATCCGGTTACCGGGGTACAGAAGGGACGGAGTTACTGTTTCGCGCTGGTTTTACGACTGTCGCTGCGTTCTGCAGTAGTCATGGTGAACGCCACTACGTAGCCGGCAACACAGTCTCACAATTGCGCCTGCTGGTCGGTGAACAGACCTTGAGCAAATATCTGGGTCAATCCAGGGCCAGGGCCCTACTGGGCGGGAAAAGCATTCAACAACTGGCATTCCGCAAGAGCTCGCGAGTCAGTCAAGGACATGCCACAGCTCTGGCCAGCGCTTTCTGCATGTCCAGCCCCAATCTGCTGGACATGCACTTTCACAGCCTTGCCCTGCTTTCCGAACAACTACGCCCAATTGCCCCACCCACACCGGAGTCCTCTTCCTTGAGCTGGCAGGACGTCGAAGCTCTGGAAAGCGTTCGCGACCTGATGCTGGAACGTCTTGACCAGCCGTTGACGATCCCTCACCTCTGCGCAGCGACAGGGCTCAATGAATTCAAGCTGAAGGAAGGCTTTCACAAGCATTTCAACACCACTCCACACCGCATGTTGCATGACCTACGTATGCGCAAAGCCCATGCTCTGTTGGAGAGTGGTTGCCAGGTTGCCCAGGCAGCCTACCAATGCGGCTACCGACACCCCAGTAATTTCAGTACTGCATTCTCGAGTTTCTTTGGATACCCCCCCAAGTCTCTCTGTAGAAAATTCCGTTGA
- a CDS encoding class I SAM-dependent methyltransferase has product MSASQTGACHVLQPYWDVALASVQADALRIALELDVFRLLSKPLPASAVAQQRSLHVDNTAHLLELLWSMQLLERQDCRDATGQWRYYASNIAAQYLNPDSVSYCGDAWRFRLRSLRQFGGQMDELLRSGQPGREVSESSTASAWQAAARVQICQEQRAATAGAAKSLVLRLPEFARAERLLDLGGGPGWVAIALASANKRLRGVVYDLPQAAAVARENIEREGLEQRLKAEGGDLTCDDFGEGYDLIWCSSVLHFVPDLMETLRRIKAALRPGGVLVCAHAELSDTPSAARKVMPYYLSLRMRGRLVTRDGELYQALQSVGFSELDSHSLVPFPMAPVTVLVGRRKMT; this is encoded by the coding sequence ATGAGTGCGTCGCAGACAGGGGCTTGTCATGTCCTTCAGCCCTATTGGGATGTGGCTCTGGCTTCGGTACAAGCTGATGCGCTGCGCATTGCGCTTGAGCTGGATGTTTTTCGGCTCCTGTCGAAGCCGCTACCGGCCAGTGCAGTCGCGCAGCAACGATCTTTGCACGTGGACAATACCGCTCATCTGCTGGAGCTGTTGTGGAGTATGCAACTGCTGGAGCGGCAGGACTGCCGCGATGCGACCGGGCAGTGGCGGTATTACGCCAGCAATATCGCAGCACAGTATCTGAATCCGGACTCCGTCAGCTACTGCGGTGACGCTTGGCGCTTTCGACTGCGTTCACTCAGGCAGTTCGGCGGGCAGATGGATGAGCTACTGCGTTCTGGCCAACCCGGCAGAGAGGTTTCCGAATCCTCGACAGCAAGTGCCTGGCAGGCTGCCGCTCGAGTGCAGATCTGCCAGGAACAGCGTGCGGCGACTGCTGGTGCGGCGAAGAGTCTGGTACTGCGTCTTCCCGAGTTCGCCAGGGCCGAGCGCCTGCTTGACTTGGGGGGCGGCCCGGGATGGGTGGCCATTGCATTGGCCAGTGCCAATAAGAGGTTGAGGGGCGTGGTGTATGACCTGCCTCAAGCGGCTGCGGTGGCGCGGGAGAACATCGAGCGGGAGGGCCTGGAGCAGAGACTGAAGGCCGAGGGGGGCGACCTGACCTGCGATGACTTTGGCGAAGGTTACGACCTGATCTGGTGTTCTTCGGTGTTGCATTTTGTTCCCGACCTGATGGAGACGCTGCGTAGGATAAAGGCCGCATTGCGCCCTGGAGGCGTTCTGGTCTGCGCCCACGCGGAGTTATCCGATACTCCCTCTGCTGCGCGCAAGGTAATGCCCTATTACCTGTCATTGCGTATGCGTGGCCGTCTCGTCACCAGGGATGGTGAGTTGTACCAGGCTCTGCAGTCGGTGGGTTTCAGCGAACTGGACAGCCATTCTCTGGTGCCGTTTCCCATGGCGCCGGTTACGGTTCTGGTCGGTCGCAGGAAGATGACATGA
- a CDS encoding MoaD/ThiS family protein, whose product MSVSVSIPTLLRPLTRNEKRVEVEGDTVRELIEQMESRYPGIKARLMDDDRMHRFVNVYINDNDIRFADDLDTRLREGDDVTILPAVAGG is encoded by the coding sequence ATGTCTGTTTCAGTTTCGATTCCTACCTTGCTGCGTCCACTAACCAGGAATGAGAAGCGTGTCGAGGTTGAGGGTGACACGGTACGTGAGTTGATAGAGCAGATGGAGAGCCGTTATCCCGGCATCAAGGCACGCCTCATGGATGACGACAGGATGCACCGTTTCGTCAATGTCTATATCAACGACAATGATATCCGCTTTGCCGATGATCTGGATACGCGGCTGAGAGAGGGCGATGACGTGACCATCCTGCCAGCCGTTGCGGGCGGCTGA
- a CDS encoding TonB-dependent receptor: MRGRQYIGVGTLASLLAVPVAEAQVLPAVTVTANKIEQKEERVPASLSVLYGEDLRDAGVDDLNGLARRTPNFTFQPFGQSGTNLPVVRGLSSSATAFSSSMLMLVDGVPTLMGQGFENSLVGVERVEILRGPQSTLYGRNAEAGVLSIHTLQPSDEPHARVDLGVGSRDKRSVRFDASGALLTDRLYAGIAGEWLAQDGFIDNRFQGGKEDDRERYNGRAVLRWEPTTSSSATLRYSRQEHDDGGSLWGPVDSSQREVRSGTDSWNRSQGSTLALDADLELSPGLRLRSISARNDFHDHVRQDTDFLPADITHLERDFRFNTISQELRLEGSSEEHQWLLGVYADRADHDLGFHQHAPLGEQRTETSLGGDTQAIFGQWIQPLSDRWLLTLGGRYEHDEVSLSPEGSDSRDRDWQRFTPKVALQYEWSDETQLYASYTQGFRAGGFNAFAGAADYPSYDPERVTAYEIGVKGWAFDRRLQYETAVYWMDISDMQVQQIVQPGVVFITNAAEAYSAGLELSVDYLLDAGWWLQASLGLNRTRFEEFHDSGGDYQGNRNPFAPEMTSYLGVRYDAQQGWFAQAGLTGIGSTFLDAANDYRQDGYALLDVSTGYQRGPYAVTFYVDNATDEDHDAIGFLNGTARVYSEPREVGLTVSYEL, translated from the coding sequence ATGAGAGGTAGGCAATATATCGGGGTGGGGACACTGGCGAGCCTGTTGGCAGTACCTGTGGCAGAGGCACAGGTACTGCCGGCTGTAACCGTAACGGCCAACAAGATTGAGCAGAAGGAAGAACGCGTTCCTGCGTCACTATCGGTACTCTATGGAGAAGATCTTCGTGATGCTGGAGTGGATGATCTGAATGGTCTGGCTCGGCGAACGCCCAATTTTACCTTTCAGCCGTTTGGGCAGTCCGGGACCAATCTGCCGGTAGTGCGTGGTCTGTCCTCCAGTGCCACTGCGTTCTCCTCATCCATGTTGATGCTGGTCGATGGGGTGCCCACGCTTATGGGGCAGGGGTTCGAAAATAGTCTGGTCGGTGTGGAGCGTGTGGAGATTCTGCGTGGGCCTCAATCGACGCTGTATGGCCGCAATGCCGAGGCAGGGGTATTGAGTATCCATACCCTTCAGCCCAGTGATGAGCCTCACGCCCGCGTCGACTTGGGTGTCGGAAGTCGGGACAAGCGCTCTGTACGCTTCGATGCGAGCGGAGCGTTGCTGACAGACAGGCTCTATGCCGGCATTGCGGGGGAGTGGCTGGCTCAGGATGGATTCATCGACAACCGCTTTCAGGGCGGGAAGGAAGATGACCGTGAACGCTACAACGGTCGTGCCGTATTGCGCTGGGAGCCGACGACTTCGAGCAGCGCGACACTTCGCTATAGTCGACAGGAACATGATGACGGTGGGTCTCTCTGGGGCCCTGTGGATTCGTCTCAGCGCGAGGTTCGTTCGGGAACAGACAGCTGGAATCGCTCACAGGGCAGTACGCTGGCGCTGGATGCCGATCTTGAGCTGTCGCCCGGACTGCGATTGCGTTCCATCAGTGCTCGAAACGACTTCCATGACCACGTTCGTCAGGATACCGACTTCCTGCCTGCTGACATCACCCACCTCGAACGTGACTTTCGTTTCAATACGATTTCCCAGGAATTGCGCCTGGAAGGTAGCTCGGAGGAGCACCAGTGGTTGCTGGGGGTGTACGCGGACCGCGCCGATCACGATCTGGGCTTTCACCAGCATGCGCCGCTGGGAGAACAACGCACGGAGACAAGTCTGGGGGGGGATACCCAAGCGATTTTCGGGCAGTGGATCCAGCCGCTGTCGGATCGCTGGCTGTTGACTCTCGGCGGGCGTTACGAGCATGACGAGGTGTCGTTATCACCTGAAGGCAGCGACAGCAGGGACCGCGACTGGCAGCGATTTACACCCAAGGTGGCACTGCAGTACGAGTGGTCAGATGAGACTCAGCTATACGCCAGCTATACGCAGGGATTTCGTGCTGGAGGTTTCAACGCCTTTGCTGGAGCTGCGGATTATCCGAGCTATGACCCTGAACGGGTGACTGCCTATGAGATCGGGGTCAAGGGATGGGCATTTGATCGACGCCTGCAGTATGAAACAGCAGTGTACTGGATGGACATCAGTGACATGCAGGTCCAGCAGATCGTCCAGCCCGGTGTCGTGTTCATCACCAATGCTGCCGAAGCTTATTCTGCGGGTCTGGAATTGTCCGTCGATTATCTGCTGGATGCGGGCTGGTGGCTGCAGGCTTCTCTGGGACTGAATCGTACCCGCTTTGAGGAATTCCATGATTCCGGGGGAGATTACCAAGGGAATCGCAATCCCTTCGCTCCCGAGATGACCAGCTATCTAGGCGTGCGTTACGACGCTCAGCAAGGGTGGTTTGCTCAGGCAGGGTTGACCGGTATCGGCAGCACCTTTCTCGATGCCGCAAATGACTATCGCCAGGACGGCTATGCCTTGCTGGATGTCAGCACGGGATATCAGCGGGGGCCCTACGCTGTCACCTTCTACGTCGATAACGCCACCGACGAGGATCACGATGCCATAGGCTTTCTCAACGGCACGGCACGGGTATATAGCGAGCCGCGTGAAGTGGGGCTGACCGTGAGTTATGAGCTATGA
- a CDS encoding Mov34/MPN/PAD-1 family protein, whose amino-acid sequence MLIILSELLDAMLQQARNDHPRETCGVIAGPRASRLPTRLVPMRNSASSETFFQFDAQEHLKVWREMEALDEVPCVIYHSHTHSAAYPSRADILLAGEPQTHYVILCTAEGHGPSVRSFRIVDHQVTEEAIRTMETYSRLKNG is encoded by the coding sequence ATGCTGATCATTCTTTCCGAGTTGCTCGATGCCATGCTTCAGCAGGCGCGCAATGACCATCCACGGGAAACCTGTGGTGTGATTGCCGGCCCCAGGGCTTCGCGGCTACCGACACGCCTGGTGCCGATGCGTAATAGCGCATCGTCGGAGACCTTCTTTCAGTTCGACGCCCAAGAGCATTTGAAGGTCTGGCGAGAAATGGAGGCTCTCGACGAAGTGCCTTGTGTGATCTACCACTCACATACGCATTCGGCCGCATACCCAAGTCGTGCTGACATCCTGCTGGCCGGGGAGCCCCAGACTCATTACGTGATCCTGTGTACTGCCGAAGGACACGGCCCTTCTGTGCGCAGTTTCCGCATTGTTGATCACCAGGTGACCGAGGAAGCGATTCGCACCATGGAGACCTATTCGCGCCTGAAAAACGGCTGA
- the moeB gene encoding molybdopterin-synthase adenylyltransferase MoeB: MQLPPLVEPSEVLSKDEISRYSRHLLIPDVGVEGQRRLKSSKVLVIGAGGLGSPALLYLAAAGVGTLGVIDFDRVEASNLQRQVIHRVSMIGKAKVESAENAIRELNPYVEMRLHDQRLEPDMAVELFTQYDLIVDGTDNFATRYLVNDACVLAGKPYVWGSIFRFEGQASVFWEDAPGDVGLNYRDLYPEPPPPEQSPSCSEGGVLGILCASIGSIMATEAVKLITGIGDSLLGRLMIYDALDMSYRQIPLHRAPTRQPITALGDYQAFCGLGPLEPDADTRIPSITALELQALRERGDPHWLIDVREQTEWDIVRIEGAHHVPGGPALIGHIEERFSKEQPLILHCKGGVRSRKVLQELQRHGFQDVYNLEGGILAWIREVDSSLPTY; encoded by the coding sequence ATGCAATTACCCCCTTTGGTTGAGCCCTCTGAGGTACTGAGCAAGGACGAAATATCCCGCTACAGCCGACACTTGCTGATTCCAGATGTTGGTGTGGAAGGACAGCGTCGTCTCAAGAGCAGCAAGGTGCTGGTCATTGGTGCCGGGGGGCTGGGCTCACCAGCCTTGCTGTATCTGGCAGCGGCCGGAGTCGGCACTCTTGGGGTCATCGACTTCGACAGGGTTGAGGCGTCCAATCTGCAGCGCCAGGTGATTCACAGGGTTTCAATGATCGGCAAGGCCAAGGTGGAAAGTGCCGAGAATGCCATTCGTGAGCTGAACCCCTATGTCGAAATGCGGCTGCATGATCAGCGTCTCGAGCCGGATATGGCAGTAGAGCTGTTCACACAGTACGACCTGATTGTCGATGGAACCGATAACTTCGCGACCCGTTACCTGGTCAATGATGCATGCGTACTGGCCGGTAAGCCCTATGTGTGGGGTTCGATATTCCGCTTCGAAGGGCAGGCGTCAGTGTTCTGGGAAGATGCGCCGGGTGATGTGGGGCTCAATTACCGCGATCTCTATCCCGAGCCGCCGCCGCCGGAGCAGTCACCATCCTGCTCCGAAGGAGGTGTGCTGGGGATTCTCTGTGCGTCGATTGGCTCGATCATGGCAACAGAGGCGGTGAAGCTGATTACCGGCATTGGTGACAGCCTTCTGGGGCGACTGATGATCTACGATGCGCTAGACATGAGTTATCGGCAGATTCCGCTGCACCGTGCACCGACCCGCCAGCCTATTACCGCTCTGGGTGATTACCAGGCCTTCTGTGGTCTGGGGCCGCTGGAGCCCGACGCAGATACCAGGATTCCCTCGATTACTGCGCTGGAGCTTCAGGCGTTGCGTGAGCGTGGCGACCCGCACTGGTTGATCGATGTGCGGGAGCAGACCGAGTGGGACATCGTGCGCATCGAGGGCGCTCATCATGTTCCTGGCGGACCAGCGTTGATTGGTCATATAGAAGAACGCTTCAGCAAGGAACAGCCGCTGATTTTGCACTGCAAGGGAGGTGTGCGTTCACGTAAGGTGCTGCAGGAATTGCAGCGACACGGCTTTCAGGATGTCTACAACCTGGAAGGGGGAATTCTGGCCTGGATTCGAGAGGTAGATAGTTCGCTACCGACGTATTGA
- a CDS encoding aminotransferase class III-fold pyridoxal phosphate-dependent enzyme encodes MKFGFIAHPTSGALKRHVKMLDLLERNIREQDRGYSRDLWQWRNLVPCADFGRIVGASGDVCEGIVHYMPLTADEMLSQPRAIAARVIDGVHSLQKQGAQLVGLGGFTAIVGNRGLVTLERTGVPVTTGNSLTAYAAWRNVLEAMERLEVDPVETEVAIIGYPGSIALVIARLLGRAGCRLCLVHRGGAERARQGLEYLEEGLRERVRMTQDLEECYSSVRFFVAASSSGGLIDPYRLAPGSVVVDAALPRDVMHYHQDRDDILIIDGGLVSASADIRFGDENMGLAPKKFINGCLAETLVLSLEGRAEAFSIGRELAEEHVLEIGGLAERQGFLTTPMASWGKRLDDRAFEALRRYHHEFHQLRGEQGGTLLRNQVLNQFAAHINPILHEFYAFNSIERVFQHGRGCWLTDLDGSRYLDFVAGYGCLNTGHNHPAVNTALQRYLKDECPTFVQYVSVPLQASLLAQRLTEIAPGRLGRVFFSNSGTEAVEAALKLAMACRPGCRVVYCENGYHGKTLGALSVTGRDKHRQPFEPLLSRCSAIPFGDVQALERALQEGNVGAFIVEPIQGEGGVLFPPAGYLRQVRELCSAHDCVLIIDEIQTGLGRTGKLFACEWEEVEPDILVLAKSLSGGAVPIAATLARVDLWDRAYGSIGTFALHTSTFGGGNLAAASALATLDVIQAEHLPDNAARVGTRLQSALSEVAAEYPFIREVRGQGLMIAIEFHNSFVGSVEACVREFAGRLPGNMAATYRMMSDRARQLIQEASLELEKSLEEMFVMRCVTKLSREHGILTFVTANNNRVLRIQPPLVLSDLEAQRFVDAFAEVCRDMSTVIE; translated from the coding sequence ATGAAATTTGGTTTCATCGCCCATCCAACCTCGGGGGCACTCAAACGCCATGTGAAGATGCTGGATCTGCTGGAGCGCAATATTCGAGAGCAGGATCGAGGCTACAGCAGAGACCTCTGGCAGTGGCGCAACCTGGTACCCTGTGCCGATTTTGGACGTATCGTCGGTGCCAGTGGTGATGTCTGTGAAGGCATTGTGCATTACATGCCTCTGACTGCTGATGAAATGCTGTCCCAGCCTCGAGCCATTGCAGCTCGGGTGATCGATGGTGTGCACAGTCTACAGAAGCAGGGTGCTCAACTGGTGGGATTGGGTGGCTTCACCGCCATTGTCGGAAATCGTGGTCTGGTGACTCTGGAGCGTACGGGCGTACCGGTCACCACCGGCAACTCCCTCACTGCCTATGCGGCCTGGCGCAATGTACTGGAGGCCATGGAGCGTCTAGAGGTTGATCCTGTGGAGACTGAGGTCGCGATCATCGGCTACCCTGGTTCCATTGCTCTGGTGATCGCCAGGCTGCTGGGGCGAGCGGGGTGTCGGCTGTGCCTGGTACATCGCGGCGGCGCCGAGCGCGCACGCCAGGGTCTGGAGTATCTGGAGGAGGGGCTGCGCGAGCGAGTGCGCATGACCCAGGATCTGGAGGAGTGTTACAGCAGCGTACGCTTTTTTGTGGCCGCATCTTCGAGTGGGGGGCTTATCGATCCCTACCGTCTGGCGCCGGGGTCGGTGGTGGTGGATGCCGCATTGCCGCGTGATGTGATGCATTACCACCAGGATCGTGACGACATTCTAATCATTGATGGTGGTTTGGTGTCAGCCAGCGCCGATATCCGTTTTGGTGACGAGAACATGGGGCTGGCTCCAAAGAAGTTCATCAATGGCTGTCTGGCAGAGACCCTGGTATTGAGCCTGGAAGGGCGGGCTGAAGCTTTTTCCATCGGTCGCGAACTTGCCGAGGAGCACGTATTGGAAATCGGAGGTCTGGCTGAGCGTCAGGGCTTCCTGACAACACCAATGGCGTCCTGGGGAAAGCGTCTTGATGACAGAGCCTTCGAGGCGTTGCGCCGCTATCACCACGAGTTCCATCAGCTTCGGGGGGAGCAGGGCGGTACCTTGCTGCGTAACCAGGTGCTGAATCAGTTTGCTGCACACATCAACCCTATCCTGCATGAATTCTATGCCTTCAACAGTATAGAGCGGGTATTCCAGCATGGTAGAGGGTGTTGGCTGACAGACTTGGATGGCTCGCGCTATCTGGACTTTGTCGCGGGATATGGGTGTCTGAATACCGGGCATAACCATCCTGCTGTAAACACCGCATTGCAGAGGTACTTGAAGGACGAATGCCCGACCTTTGTCCAGTACGTATCGGTGCCACTGCAGGCCAGTCTATTGGCGCAACGCCTGACCGAGATAGCGCCAGGCCGGCTGGGGCGAGTGTTCTTCAGCAACTCGGGAACGGAAGCGGTAGAAGCGGCGCTGAAACTGGCCATGGCGTGCAGGCCGGGTTGCCGGGTGGTGTATTGTGAGAACGGTTATCACGGCAAGACCCTCGGCGCCCTGTCCGTCACCGGACGAGACAAACATCGTCAGCCATTCGAACCGCTGCTGTCACGCTGTAGCGCGATTCCCTTCGGTGATGTGCAGGCGTTGGAACGCGCTCTGCAGGAGGGCAATGTTGGAGCCTTCATTGTCGAGCCTATCCAGGGTGAAGGGGGCGTGCTGTTTCCTCCCGCGGGTTACCTGAGACAGGTGCGCGAGCTGTGTAGTGCCCACGACTGTGTACTGATCATCGATGAGATTCAGACGGGACTGGGGCGTACCGGCAAGCTGTTTGCCTGTGAATGGGAGGAAGTGGAGCCGGATATACTGGTGTTGGCCAAATCCCTTTCCGGTGGCGCCGTTCCCATCGCAGCGACGCTGGCGCGCGTGGACCTCTGGGACCGTGCCTATGGCAGCATCGGTACCTTTGCCCTGCATACCTCGACCTTTGGCGGTGGCAATCTGGCGGCGGCGTCGGCCTTGGCAACGCTGGATGTCATACAGGCCGAACACCTGCCGGACAATGCTGCACGAGTTGGCACCAGGCTTCAGTCAGCCTTGAGTGAAGTCGCGGCCGAGTATCCCTTCATTCGTGAGGTACGCGGTCAGGGCTTGATGATCGCCATCGAATTCCACAATAGCTTTGTCGGCAGCGTGGAGGCCTGCGTACGTGAATTTGCCGGTCGCTTGCCCGGCAATATGGCCGCCACCTATCGGATGATGTCTGACAGGGCTCGACAGCTGATTCAGGAAGCCAGCCTGGAGCTGGAAAAGAGCCTTGAGGAAATGTTCGTAATGCGTTGCGTGACAAAGCTCTCTCGAGAGCACGGCATTCTGACGTTCGTCACCGCCAACAATAACCGCGTGCTGCGCATTCAACCCCCATTGGTCCTCAGTGACCTGGAGGCGCAACGCTTCGTCGATGCCTTCGCCGAAGTATGCCGAGATATGTCGACCGTCATCGAGTGA
- a CDS encoding MFS transporter: protein MTTISLSLLGRQALFGWMNFALALPSIYLLLGMPLIMREYGWSGTDIGLFQLAGLPAVFKLCLAVPVERWRLIRGHYQGWSMLLCVLLAALLWGIGQQSLLSQREWLFGLALLVGVLATWADVPVNALAIKLLPESERMRAGAIRSASLFLAAIVGGGLMLVAHSRWGWQAPFALMSAVVLLGMPGLMCSADAPREATSYPRPGRAGVDWRGYFAQPGAGSWTCLLVLGFPFIGAAWLYLKPLLLDQGIPVEQVAWGVGVGGGVLGAAASIAGAGVARRMGLVRTIPLFTAMSLFALVCLTGAVWSDAGRAGLILCVALVAIAMGATSSLLFGLMMFFARPRQQASDYGLQASLFVISRLAVPVVAGILLDVQGYIGMLLGLTLAMSGVFMLAVRCRHVLASAVRRHSGSGICKGVREPASPSEPLLTESKSSFVATQDSGGSHDK, encoded by the coding sequence ATGACGACAATCTCGCTATCTCTACTGGGGCGACAGGCACTGTTTGGCTGGATGAATTTTGCCCTGGCTCTGCCCAGCATCTACCTGCTGCTGGGGATGCCACTGATCATGCGCGAGTATGGCTGGTCAGGTACCGATATCGGCCTGTTTCAACTGGCTGGGCTGCCGGCAGTGTTCAAGCTTTGCCTGGCAGTACCTGTTGAGCGATGGCGCCTGATCAGGGGGCACTACCAGGGCTGGTCCATGTTGCTCTGCGTGTTGTTGGCTGCGCTGTTGTGGGGGATCGGCCAGCAGAGTCTGTTGAGTCAACGAGAGTGGCTGTTTGGGCTGGCCCTGTTGGTGGGTGTGCTGGCGACCTGGGCTGATGTTCCGGTGAACGCTCTGGCAATCAAGCTGTTGCCGGAGAGTGAGCGGATGCGCGCCGGGGCGATTCGCTCGGCCTCGCTGTTCCTGGCCGCCATTGTCGGCGGAGGATTGATGCTGGTGGCGCACAGTCGCTGGGGCTGGCAAGCCCCTTTCGCTTTGATGAGTGCGGTAGTGCTACTCGGTATGCCGGGGTTGATGTGTTCAGCAGATGCGCCTCGGGAAGCGACATCCTACCCCCGACCGGGACGTGCTGGTGTTGACTGGCGGGGCTATTTCGCCCAACCCGGAGCAGGGTCATGGACCTGTCTGCTGGTGTTGGGCTTTCCCTTCATCGGAGCTGCTTGGTTATATCTCAAGCCGTTGTTGCTGGATCAGGGGATTCCTGTTGAGCAGGTGGCCTGGGGGGTGGGTGTCGGAGGGGGAGTGCTAGGCGCGGCGGCTAGTATTGCCGGGGCTGGAGTCGCACGTCGCATGGGCCTTGTGCGCACCATTCCGTTGTTTACTGCCATGTCGTTGTTCGCGTTGGTCTGCCTGACAGGTGCGGTCTGGAGCGACGCTGGTCGTGCCGGATTGATCCTGTGTGTCGCGCTGGTGGCCATTGCCATGGGGGCGACTTCATCGCTGCTGTTTGGCCTGATGATGTTCTTCGCCCGCCCTCGGCAGCAGGCGTCCGACTATGGATTGCAGGCCAGCCTGTTCGTGATATCGCGGCTGGCTGTCCCGGTGGTTGCCGGAATACTTCTCGATGTTCAGGGATACATCGGCATGTTGCTGGGCCTGACGCTGGCCATGAGCGGTGTCTTCATGCTGGCCGTGAGGTGCCGCCATGTACTGGCAAGCGCAGTTCGACGTCATTCAGGAAGTGGTATCTGCAAAGGAGTGCGCGAACCCGCTTCGCCCTCCGAGCCATTACTTACCGAGAGCAAGTCCTCATTTGTAGCTACGCAAGACTCTGGGGGAAGCCATGACAAGTGA